In Erigeron canadensis isolate Cc75 chromosome 6, C_canadensis_v1, whole genome shotgun sequence, the following are encoded in one genomic region:
- the LOC122602862 gene encoding exocyst complex component EXO70H1-like: MAIISSPSPKRLTNQKPKKLIHLFSFNTISSTTSSPNSQTASSSSSLSSPFSSSSSESMMDETIKDAHTVIHKWDHSNTTARSVSMFQENKTEAELFIKCAKGLHRLMHFLAGHDSQSEKLFDAQKLMQIAMKRLEKDFHLILSNNNSTNSDQHLIFDIEQLSTLAISNLRLIADTMISCGYRQECIQVYKNIRKLIIDESLFQLGIQQYSSSQINKMLHNNASHNLDDHVKTWVNATQIAMRKLFCNEKLLSEHIFTSYVNIQNSCFEMSTKEGAMNLFKFPELIATTRCNKKLKSETVFIMLDLHNSILELWPEIESLFSTESVAVVKVQAIESLHKLSDSIRTVLDEFKSSVHKNSCKIRVSGGGVDPLSISVLDYLTSLTNYGDSLSNVIVDEHEQTSFEEASRASVSIMFGSILSVLLCKLDGKAKLQNCKALQYLFLINNLNSIIEKVRSTNMRFILGEEWIGIHEKKLDAYVLSYETMTWYKVIACLPNSCIYVSGEKAKACFRKLYFMFEEVYVKQMTWTVVDEFMRDKMKVSIVKNLVPVYEEFYAKHLITLSTDELCVKLMLRLSPENMMKYLLELFHETTVGFRSD, translated from the coding sequence ATGGCAATAATCTCATCTCCTTCACCAAAAAGATTAACGaatcaaaaaccgaaaaagCTAATCCATCTCTTCTCTTTTAACACCATATCTTCAACAACTTCTTCACCAAATTCACAAACagcctcatcatcatcatcattatcttcTCCTTTTTCATCGTCATCATCCGAGTCCATGATGGACGAAACCATAAAAGACGCACATACAGTTATCCACAAGTGGGACCATTCTAACACCACGGCCAGGTCCGTCTCCATGTTCCAAGAGAACAAAACAGAAGCCGAACTTTTCATTAAGTGCGCTAAAGGGTTGCATCGGTTGATGCATTTCCTCGCTGGACATGATTCGCAATCAGAGAAGCTCTTTGATGCTCAAAAACTCATGCAAATCGCCATGAAACGACTAGAAAAAGACTTCCATCTAATCTTATCCAACAATAATAGTACAAATAGTGATCAACACTTGATTTTTGATATTGAACAACTATCAACGTTAGCGATTTCAAATCTACGGCTAATTGCTGATACAATGATTAGCTGTGGATATAGACAAGAGTGTATCCAAGTATACAAAAACATACGAAAACTGATTATCGACGAATCTCTGTTTCAACTTGGAATCCAACAATATAGCTCTTCTCAAATCAACAAGATGTTACATAATAATGCTTCACATAATTTGGACGATCATGTCAAAACCTGGGTAAATGCCACCCAAATCGCTATGAGAAAACTCTTTTGTAATGAAAAGCTTTTGAGTGAACACATTTTCACTTCATACGtaaatatacaaaattcatGTTTTGAGATGTCAACAAAAGAAGGAGCGATGAATCTATTCAAGTTTCCAGAACTCATCGCCACTACCAGATGCAATAAGAAGCTAAAATCCGAAACAGTTTTCATCATGTTGGACTTGCACAATTCCATCTTAGAACTCTGGCCAGAAATCGAGTCACTCTTCTCAACAGAATCAGTTGCAGTAGTCAAAGTTCAAGCTATCGAGTCTCTTCACAAACTCAGTGACTCAATCAGAACGGTTCTTGATGAATTCAAATCATCGGTCcataaaaattcatgtaagatCAGAGTGTCTGGTGGTGGAGTTGATCCGTTAAGTATTTCAGTTTTGGATTATTTGACTTCTCTAACGAATTACGGTGATTCGTTAAGTAATGTCATTGTTGACGAACATGAACAAACGTCGTTTGAAGAAGCTTCTAGAGCATCGGTTTCCATCATGTTTGGGTCTATACTTTCTGTTCTTTTATGCAAACTTGACGGAAAAGCAAAGCTACAGAATTGCAAAGCGTTACAATATCTATTTCTAATCAACAATCTCAACTCTATCATAGAGAAAGTACGTTCGACGAATATGAGGTTTATTTTGGGGGAAGAATGGATAGGGATACACGAGAAGAAGTTGGATGCATATGTGTTAAGTTACGAAACAATGACGTGGTATAAAGTGATTGCGTGCTTACCGAatagttgtatatatgtatcgGGGGAGAAGGCAAAGGCATGTTTTAGAAAGTTGTATTTTATGTTTGAGGAGGTATATGTCAAACAGATGACTTGGACTGTGGTGGATGAATTTATGAGAGACAAGATGAAGGTGTCGATTGTGAAGAACTTGGTGCCCGTGTACGAGGAATTTTATGCTAAGCATTTGATCACTTTGAGCACAGATGAGTTGTGTGTGAAGTTAATGCTGAGGCTTTCTCCAGAAAATATGATGAAATATTTGCTGGAGCTGTTCCACGAGACAACAGTTGGTTTTAGAAGTGATTGA
- the LOC122602870 gene encoding 60S ribosomal protein L35-2-like: protein MARIKVHELRSKSKADLFDQLKDLKAELALLRVAKVTGGAPNKLSKIKVVRTSIAQVLTVISQTQKSALREAYKGKKYLPLDLRPKKTRAIRRRLTKHQASLKTEREKKKEKYFPLRKYAIKA from the exons atgg CGAGAATCAAGGTTCATGAGCTTAGGAGCAAATCAAAGGCTGATTTGTTTGATCAGTTGAAGGATCTCAAGGCTGAActtgctcttcttcgtgttgcCAAGGTTACTGGCGGAGCTCCCAACAAACTATCCAAGAT TAAAGTGGTGAGGACATCAATTGCTCAGGTTTTGACTGTCATTTCCCAAACCCAGAAGTCTGCTCTTAGGGAAGCCTACAAGGGCAAAAAGTACTTGCCTCTTGATTTGCGTCCAAAGAAAACCAGAGCCATCCGTAGACGTCTTACCAAGCATCAG GCTTCATTGAAGACTGAAAGAGAGAAGAAGAAGGAAAAGTACTTCCCTTTGAGGAAATATGCTATCAAGGCCTAA
- the LOC122602865 gene encoding caffeoylshikimate esterase-like — MAKEASDARYEEEVITNSRGLKLSTYRWMPVDSEPQALVFLNHGYAMECSVSMKGAAMRLVKAGFGVYGIDNEGHGKSDGIQGYIPCFDDLVDDCSQFFTSVCERKENKNKLRILLGESMGGAMVLRLHRKKSEFWDGGVLVAPMCKLADNMKPPQIVFSVLLQLTRFIPTWRVVPGEDIIDLAFRDPKIREEIRKNPLCYKGRVRLQTALELFNVAVDLEKRLKEVTLPFLIAHGEDDKVTDPLTSKLLYETASSTDKTLKMYPGMWHALTYGEFTENTDNVFADIISWINERIARGNSRLEREQKNVNDELHKK, encoded by the exons ATG GCAAAGGAAGCTTCAGATGCCAGATACGAAGAG GAAGTTATTACAAATTCAAGGGGATTGAAGCTTTCTACGTATCGATGGATGCCGGTTGATAGTGAACCGCAAGCTTTAGTGTTTCTTAACCATGGGTATGCCATGGAATGTAGTGTCTCCATGAAAG GAGCTGCAATGAGGCTTGTGAAAGCAGGATTTGGAGTGTACGGAATAGATAATGAAGGCCATGGAAAATCTGATGGAATTCAGGGTTATATTCCTTGTTTTGATGATCTTGTTGATGATTGTTCTCAGTTTTTCACGAGCGTTTGTg AAAGGAAAGAGAACAAGAATAAGTTGAGGATATTGCTTGGAGAATCCATGGGAGGAGCAATGGTTCTCAGATTACATAGGAAGAAGTCGGAATTCTGGGATGGTGGTGTTTTGGTTGCACCCATGTGTAAG CTTGCTGACAATATGAAACCACCACAAATTGTGTTCAGTGTTTTATTACAACTTACTAGGTTCATACCAACTTGGAGAGTTGTTCCTGGTGAAGATATCATTGACCTAGCCTTTAGAGATCCTAAAATTAGAGAGGAA ATTCGCAAGAACCCATTATGCTACAAAGGCCGTGTGCGCCTACAAACTGCTTTGGAATTGTTTAATGTCGCCGTAGACCTTGAAAAGAGGCTAAAAGAAGTAACATTACCGTTCTTAATTGCACATGGCGAGGATGACAAAGTGACCGATCCCTTGACGAGCAAACTGTTATACGAAACTGCTTCTAGTACTGACAAGACCTTAAAGATGTATCCAGGAATGTGGCATGCGCTCACTTACGGAGAGTTTACTGAAAACACCGATAATGTTTTTGCTGATATTATTAGCTGGATAAATGAAAGAATCGCGAGAGGAAACTCAAGACTAGAGAGGGAACAAAAGAACGTAAATGACGAGCttcataaaaagtaa
- the LOC122602861 gene encoding pentatricopeptide repeat-containing protein At2g33680 — MTAAARRSPQYRSIFTQFLEYTHHKNIPPGKSLHAHVIKTGSTHSCPYVANALVNFYAKCHLLPDAHRAFLTIHHKDIVSWNSLINGYSQLTGRHNSIIVMQLFKQMMSQDVLPDARTFAGVFTAASNLMDSVNGKVVHCVAVKLGKCEDIFVGSSLLNVYCKCGLVEDARKVFDEMPDRNSFSWATMISGYSMQRICGEAFGLFKKLVCEEDECVNEFVVTSVLSAFTLPEFVGVGSQIHCLGLKHGLLSFVSVGNAIVTMYSKCGSLDEAVKAFEWSSNKNSITWSAMITGYAQGGDCRKALGMFSKMHLNGLVASEFTLVGVINACSDGLALGEGKEAHAYSIKLGFQYQIYIMTALVDMYAKCGSLDDARKGFDHLQEPDIVFWTSMISGYVQNGENEAAMDLFCRMRKQGISPNELTMASVLKACSSLAALEQGKQIHASSIKHGFGLKVPIGGALSTMYAKCGSFKDGDLVFARMPSRDVISWNSMISGLAQNGHGNEALELFNKMHIEGTKPDYVTFVNILTACSHMGMVEKGWDFFNMMSNEYGITPKLDHYACMVDLLSRGGKLTEAKEFIESAPIDHGLCLWRILLSACRNYRYYELGVYAGEKLMELGSQESSAYVLLASIYKALARSEDVERVRKLMNIRGVNKEPGVSWIDLKSHCNVFVVGDQLHPQIKEIRSEVHRLGKLMKDEGYYPESDSNFADLEF, encoded by the coding sequence ATGACAGCAGCAGCAAGGAGGAGTCCACAATACCGATCAATCTTCACACAATTCCTGGAATACACCCACCACAAAAACATCCCACCCGGCAAATCCCTTCACGCCCACGTCATCAAAACCGGCTCCACCCACTCCTGCCCTTACGTCGCCAACGCCCTCGTCAACTTCTACGCCAAATGCCATCTTTTGCCCGACGCCCATCGCGCATTCTTAACCATCCATCACAAAGACATCGTTTCATGGAATTCCTTAATCAACGGCTATTCTCAACTAACCGGCCGTCACAATTCCATCATTGTAATGCAACTTTTCAAACAAATGATGTCACAAGATGTGTTGCCGGATGCCCGAACTTTCGCAGGCGTATTTACCGCTGCTTCGAATTTAATGGATTCTGTTAATGGGAAAGTGGTGCATTGTGTTGCTGTTAAGTTGGGCAAGTGTGAGGATATATTTGTTGGGAGTTCTTTGTTGAATGTATATTGTAAATGTGGCTTGGTTGAGGATGCAcgtaaggtgtttgatgaaatgcctgacAGGAATTCGTTTTCTTGGGCGACGATGATTTCTGGGTATTCGATGCAGAGGATTTGTGGTGAGGCGTTTGGGTTGTTTAAGAAGTTGGTTTGTGAAGAAGACGAGTGTGTTAATGAGTTTGTTGTCACGAGTGTTTTGAGTGCGTTTACTTTGCCGGAGTTTGTTGGAGTTGGGTCGCAGATTCATTGTCTTGGACTTAAACATGGGTTGCTGTCTTTCGTGTCTGTTGGGAATGCGATTGTGACAATGTATTCGAAGTGTGGTAGCTTGGATGAGGCTGTTAAGGCGTTTGAGTGGTCTAGTAATAAGAATTCGATTACTTGGTCTGCAATGATTACGGGCTATGCGCAGGGTGGGGATTGTAGAAAGGCGTTGGGGATGTTTAGTAAGATGCATTTGAACGGGTTGGTTGCTAGTGAGTTTACGCTTGTTGGAGTTATCAATGCTTGTAGTGATGGTTTGGCTCTTGGGGAAGGAAAGGAGGCACATGCATACTCGATTAAGTTAGGATTTCAGTATCAGATTTATATAATGACGGCTTTGGTTGATATGTATGCTAAATGTGGTTCCTTGGATGATGCACGAAAGGGGTTTGATCATCTACAAGAACCGGATATTGTGTTTTGGACTTCAATGATTAGTGGGTATGTTCAAAATGGAGAAAATGAGGCCGCCATGGATTTGTTTTGTAGAATGCGGAAACAAGGTATCTCACCCAATGAGCTCACCATGGCAAGTGTGCTCAAAGCATGCTCGAGTCTTGCTGCATTAGAGCAAGGAAAACAAATCCACGCCTCTAGTATTAAACATGGATTTGGGCTTAAGGTTCCTATTGGAGGTGCACTCTCCACCATGTATGCTAAATGTGGAAGCTTCAAAGACGGGGATCTTGTATTTGCAAGGATGCCATCAAGGGATGTTATTTCTTGGAACTCAATGATTTCGGGTCTTGCTCAAAATGGACATGGTAACGAAGCACTTGAATTGTTCAATAAAATGCATATTGAGGGTACAAAGCCGGACTATGTAACATTTGTAAATATTCTCACTGCTTGTAGCCACATGGGAATGGTAGAAAAAGGTTGGGATTTTTTCAATATGATGTCAAATGAGTATGGTATCACTCCAAAATTAGACCATTATGCGTGCATGGTTGATCTTCTAAGCCGTGGGGGAAAGCTCACCGAAGCAAAAGAATTTATCGAATCAGCACCAATAGATCATGGTCTCTGTCTATGGCGTATATTGTTAAGTGCTTGTAGGAATTATCGTTATTATGAATTAGGAGTCTATGCTGGTGAGAAGTTAATGGAATTGGGCTCACAAGAATCTTCTGCATATGTTttattagctagtatatataagGCTTTGGCAAGGTCAGAAGATGTTGAACGAGTTCGTAAATTGATGAATATCCGTGGGGTGAACAAGGAGCCCGGAGTCAGCTGGATTGACCTTAAGAGTCACTGTAATGTGTTTGTCGTTGGAGACCAGTTGCATCcacaaataaaagaaatacgTTCAGAGGTACATAGGTTAGGCAAGCTTATGAAAGATGAAGGTTACTATCCTGAATCTGATTCAAATTTTGCAGATTTAGAATTTTGA
- the LOC122604884 gene encoding dirigent protein 24, which translates to MANFKFCTSTLCIFLLAFLFGCATGTRILVDTTPLLTTQHDSFGPINAADAPDVEPQDDPTPDLPTDDTPTTIAPAPVSPSVPLPDATSPVVAPGVTGSPVATTATTNVAPVTPVATPTGGSAAVGATNGEHPTLSFFMHDVLGGSHATSRVVTGIVATSDANAVPFSRPNSQVFPITGGVPLSNINGIVNNNNLPFLAGFNGNSPNNPNSNTVLQNTGNNNVVNGGNNLPFVSAGQLPSGITLQQLMFGSITVIDNELTEGHELGTGVLGRGQGFYLSSSLDGSSHTFALTTLFHGSDHEVDDTISFFGVHRTASEVSHIAVIGGTGKYEDAKGYATIESLPQVDEHTTDGVETIVHVNVYLTTP; encoded by the coding sequence ATGGCAAATTTTAAGTTTTGCACGTCTACCCTTTGCATCTTTTTGCTAGCCTTCTTATTTGGATGTGCTACTGGAACCCGTATCCTTGTCGATACAACCCCACTTTTGACTACCCAGCACGACTCGTTTGGTCCAATAAACGCGGCTGATGCCCCTGATGTGGAACCTCAAGATGACCCCACCCCTGACCTACCAACAGATGATACCCCCACTACCATAGCACCTGCACCAGTTAGTCCTTCTGTCCCTTTACCAGACGCAACAAGTCCTGTTGTTGCCCCTGGTGTCACAGGTTCCCCGGTAGCAACAACTGCTACTACTAATGTGGCACCAGTAACACCAGTGGCAACTCCAACAGGTGGGTCTGCAGCAGTTGGTGCAACCAATGGCGAACACCCAACCTTGAGCTTCTTTATGCATGATGTGCTAGGAGGGTCTCATGCTACAAGCAGAGTGGTCACAGGAATTGTTGCCACATCTGATGCCAATGCTGTGCCCTTTTCAAGACCCAACAGTCAAGTTTTTCCAATAACCGGTGGAGTCCCGCTAAGCAACATCAATGGCATAGTCAATAACAACAATCTTCCATTCTTAGCTGGCTTCAATGGCAATAGCCCAAACAACCCGAATTCCAACACTGTCCTCCAAAACACTGGGAACAACAATGTTGTCAATGGAGGAAACAACTTACCATTTGTCTCTGCAGGTCAACTTCCATCTGGCATAACCCTGCAACAACTCATGTTTGGGTCAATCACTGTGATAGATAACGAGTTGACTGAAGGACATGAACTTGGGACCGGGGTGCTCGGAAGAGGACAAGGGTTCTACCTCTCAAGCTCATTAGATGGGAGTAGTCACACATTTGCACTAACCACATTGTTCCACGGTAGTGATCATGAAGTAGATGATACAATTAGTTTCTTTGGGGTTCACCGGACTGCTTCAGAAGTCTCTCATATAGCTGTAATTGGTGGGACAGGTAAGTATGAAGATGCCAAGGGATATGCTACCATTGAAAGTCTACCTCAAGTGGATGAACACACTACTGATGGAGTTGAAACCATTGTTCATGTTAATGTCTACCTTACTACACCATAA
- the LOC122602864 gene encoding uncharacterized protein LOC122602864, with translation MENGQSAESIIANLMGFDDKSSRYQAVSGQQKVFSDRYLQKHGCIGKNKRKNSQNHLLRSKKKANLRTSGSDNDILSSDVMQGTKSPIVGNSVNNGQHLKSRTMIRPNLTNVECASGPSFLIDSRTVFGWEVKKRLLESLKMTKVSQPEFRSLIGIKEGQKNEYVIKLPVFKPLNFSSKSNTTKSVRMTRTDAKTSFGKLVNNSKANSGIKSAESFHITEKKCNCSAKEECSSHVSDLSSEQDSLVVSHGYGLVYSDFLQHDEEHPDGKGEIYQRTPISVLEPPFREDNSSSSEYGGSTEADLHGLSMQLQLLKSESEENDINPEMVTSSDDEKSCTDEIIQLMIPFGTKESRDYSYLVDVLDESGFQDGNREINLERWHSSEFMASPLVFEMLEKKYGKQELWHKAERRLLFDRINAGMTYIVRPHVDIRASSKPLRRKMANILRRDVIEEELLTVLVSQEKGVNDGLSEKAVGRGPWFDPVEELDSLVREIEIFLFDQLAAELVSA, from the exons ATGGAAAACGGTCAAAGCGCTGAAAGTATAATTGCAAATTTGATGGGTTTTGATGATAAATCGTCACGATATCAGGCTGTTTCTGGACAACAAAAAGTGTTTTCTGATAGATATCTACAGAAACATGGTTGTATAGGGAAGAATAAGAGAAAAAACTCTCAAAATCATCTCCTGAGATCCAAGAAAAAGGCGAATTTGAGAACAAGTGGTTCAGATAATGATATTTTATCGAGTGACGTTATGCAGGGTACGAAGTCACCTATTGTTGGCAATTCTGTGAACAATGGACAACATTTGAAATCTCGTACAATGATAAGACCAAATTTAACGAATGTAGAGTGTGCTTCTGGACCTTCCTTTCTGATTGATTCTCGCACTGTTTTCGGCTGGGAAGTCAAGAAACGACTATTGGAGAGTCTCAAAATGACCAAAGTTTCTCAACCAGAATTCAGAAGTTTGATTGGTATTAAAGAAGGTCAGAAAAATGAATATGTCATCAAGTTACCAGTATTCAAACCTTTGAATTTTTCTTCCAAATCGAACACTACAAAATCTGTGAGAATGACTAGAACTGATGCGAAGACAAGTTTCGGGAAATTGGTGAATAATTCAAAAGCAAATTCAGGAATAAAAAGTGCTGAATCTTTTCATATTACCGAAAAAAAATGTAACTGCTCTGCAAAAGAAGAATGCTCTTCCCATGTTTCGGATCTGTCGTCTGAACAG GATTCACTGGTTGTATCTCATGGATACGGCTTAGTGTATTCAGATTTCTTACAACATGATGAAGAACACCCTGATGGTAAAGGTGAAATATATCAGCGTACTCCAATTTCAGTTCTAGAACCTCCATTTAGGGAAGATAATTCATCAAGCTCTGAGTATGGTGGAAGTACGGAAGCTGATCTCCATG GTTTGTCGATGCAACTTCAGCTTCTTAAGTCAGAATCAGAGGAAAATGACATCAACCCTGAAATGGTTACATCGAGTGATGATGAAAAATCTTGTACAGATGAAATTATACAATTAATGATACCCTTTGGTACCAAAGAAAGTCGGGATTATTCGTACCTGGTAGATGTACTAGATGAATCAGGTTTCCAAGATGGCAACAGGGAGATAAACCTTGAAAGATGGCATTCTTCAGAATTCATGGCGAGCCCCTTGGTATTTGAAATGTTAGAGAAGAAATATGGGAAGCAAGAGTTATGGCATAAGGCTGAGAGGAGGCTTCTATTTGATCGTATAAATGCAGGCATGACATATATTGTTAGACCACATGTAGACATTCGTGCTTCCTCCAAGCCTTTAAGAAGAAAGATGGCAAATATTTTGAGGAGAGATGTCATCGAGGAAGAACTTTTGACTGTTTTAGTTAGTCAAGAAAAGGGAGTCAATGATGGGTTGTCTGAGAAGGCCGTGGGAAGAGGACCCTGGTTTGACCCTGTCGAAGAACTGGATTCTCTTGTGAGGGAGATCGAAATCTTTTTGTTTGATCAGCTAGCAGCAGAGTTAGTCTCAGCTTGA